In a genomic window of Nodosilinea sp. E11:
- a CDS encoding DICT sensory domain-containing protein — MSNSTSVVEELLSAIPQLRPSLYFKTSLTALSHAMEDHVLAGTAKSLVIASFQQERFYLQEANRYLRIAELSDQVYVLSALGTSFVSRSENYETIAFDADDALTQEWHLVVIGDDYNACLICRERSPEPLIHGGSTLDQTRRFEGIWTQDRFVSQQAAALLLDRIVGYRPDLSDKIAIARQAYIDPTLASTARLDGSGGPDPFTQRLVTYLQAGQYKLLKAYKAISAQERRERLVNSITSVVRQSLNADEIFAKAARELGQALQVCRCLIYPCSATDATLVIAHQHLNNGVESLLGETWPLATNPLFDYVQDTKEIVAIADTQARDSPFRQELDAIQPLIERWQILSWLIVPLTYQGRLVGLIELHHCQPQPYEWSEDDTALVDAIATQLSVAIIQAEAYANLQDLNQQLAALDRTRANLIAITGHELRTPLSTIQVCLESLATEPDMPNELRQIMLQSALEDAERMRKLVQDFLTLSRLESGRVEWNLESLSIQECVDLALSSIHGSQDNAKTPTIKVKIPKQVPLVRADGEWLVEVLAKLLDNAQKFTPPTGKITIQVTRSSPTHLQVTVADTGRGIEPSRLNIVFDRFYQEEGALRRTTGGTGLGLAMCRQIVEGLGGTIWAESEGKNKGSQFHFTVPIAQGKLDGRNHRSAGSTKRQPATLPGNPSVLLDD, encoded by the coding sequence ATGAGCAATTCCACATCCGTGGTGGAAGAATTGCTGAGCGCAATTCCCCAGCTTAGGCCTAGCCTCTATTTCAAAACCTCGCTGACGGCGTTGTCCCACGCGATGGAAGATCACGTGCTGGCGGGCACGGCGAAGTCGCTGGTGATTGCCAGTTTTCAGCAGGAGCGGTTTTATTTGCAGGAGGCCAATCGCTACCTACGCATTGCCGAACTGAGTGACCAGGTCTACGTGCTGTCGGCCCTGGGTACCAGCTTTGTGAGCCGCTCTGAGAACTACGAAACAATCGCTTTTGATGCTGACGACGCTCTCACCCAGGAGTGGCATCTAGTTGTCATTGGAGACGATTACAACGCCTGTTTAATCTGCCGGGAGCGATCGCCTGAGCCCTTGATCCATGGCGGGTCTACCCTCGACCAAACCCGACGGTTTGAAGGCATTTGGACCCAAGACCGCTTTGTCAGTCAGCAAGCGGCGGCGCTGCTGCTCGATCGCATCGTCGGATATCGCCCTGACCTGAGCGATAAAATTGCGATCGCCCGGCAGGCCTACATTGATCCCACCCTGGCCTCCACCGCGCGGCTAGACGGCAGCGGCGGCCCCGACCCGTTTACCCAGAGGTTAGTGACCTACCTCCAGGCGGGGCAGTACAAGTTGCTCAAAGCCTATAAAGCGATCTCCGCCCAAGAGCGTCGCGAACGCCTGGTCAACTCAATTACCTCGGTGGTGCGTCAGTCGTTAAACGCTGACGAAATTTTTGCCAAGGCGGCTCGAGAACTGGGTCAGGCCCTGCAGGTTTGTCGCTGCCTGATCTATCCCTGTAGTGCCACCGATGCCACGCTGGTGATCGCACACCAACACCTCAACAACGGAGTCGAATCTCTGCTGGGCGAGACCTGGCCCCTGGCAACCAATCCTCTATTTGACTATGTGCAAGACACGAAAGAAATTGTTGCCATTGCTGACACCCAGGCCCGCGATTCTCCCTTTCGCCAAGAGCTAGACGCGATTCAGCCGTTGATTGAGCGGTGGCAAATTTTGTCGTGGCTGATTGTGCCCCTCACCTACCAGGGGCGACTGGTGGGCCTGATTGAGCTGCACCACTGCCAACCCCAACCCTATGAGTGGAGCGAAGACGATACCGCTCTGGTCGATGCGATCGCCACTCAGCTCAGCGTTGCCATCATTCAGGCCGAAGCCTACGCCAACCTCCAAGACCTCAACCAGCAGCTGGCCGCCCTCGATCGAACCCGCGCCAACCTGATCGCGATCACGGGGCATGAACTGCGCACCCCCCTCTCCACCATTCAGGTCTGCCTCGAAAGCCTCGCCACCGAGCCAGATATGCCCAACGAGCTTCGCCAGATCATGCTGCAATCGGCCCTCGAAGATGCCGAGCGCATGCGCAAGCTGGTGCAAGACTTTCTCACCCTGTCAAGGCTGGAGAGTGGACGGGTCGAGTGGAATCTGGAGTCGCTATCGATTCAAGAATGTGTAGACTTGGCCCTCAGCAGCATCCACGGTAGCCAAGATAACGCTAAAACCCCGACCATTAAGGTCAAAATCCCGAAGCAGGTTCCTCTGGTGCGGGCCGATGGTGAGTGGCTGGTTGAGGTGCTAGCCAAACTGCTCGACAATGCCCAAAAATTTACGCCTCCCACCGGCAAAATTACGATTCAAGTTACCCGGTCTAGCCCTACCCACCTCCAGGTCACCGTGGCCGACACCGGGCGTGGCATTGAACCCAGCCGCCTCAACATCGTATTTGACCGGTTCTATCAAGAGGAGGGCGCGCTCCGCCGCACCACCGGGGGCACGGGCCTGGGTTTGGCGATGTGTCGCCAGATCGTCGAGGGGCTGGGGGGAACGATCTGGGCTGAGTCTGAAGGCAAAAACAAAGGTAGTCAGTTTCACTTTACGGTGCCCATTGCCCAGGGCAAACTCGACGGTCGCAACCATCGATCGGCAGGGAGCACCAAACGACAGCCCGCTACCCTGCCGGGCAATCCCTCGGTGCTGCTTGACGACTAA
- the thrB gene encoding homoserine kinase, which yields MSTPVSVIVPATTANLGPGFDCLGAALTLYNRFHFTALDQPADTVAIAVNGLEADRVVTDGSNLAYKAFAYFYQQQGLAVPAVAIAIDLEVPLARGLGSSSTAIVGGLLGANALSDRPLDQTALVEMAIAIEGHPDNVVPALVGGCQLAVTHADGTSTLCSIPWHADITPVVAVPDFELSTAEARRVLPPTYSRADAIFNTAHLGLLLRGLESGRGDWLQKALSDRIHQPYRQALIPGYEVVAAAAAAAGAYGLVISGAGPTLLTLAPAAQSAAVGQAMVVAWAEVGQSAQAHELALETTGAQIAQA from the coding sequence GTGTCAACGCCTGTTTCTGTTATTGTGCCTGCGACGACTGCCAACCTCGGCCCCGGCTTCGACTGTTTGGGGGCCGCCCTTACCCTATACAACCGCTTCCACTTTACGGCCCTCGATCAGCCAGCCGATACTGTTGCGATCGCAGTCAACGGGCTAGAGGCTGACCGAGTTGTGACAGACGGGTCTAACCTGGCCTACAAAGCGTTTGCTTATTTTTATCAACAACAGGGCTTGGCGGTGCCAGCGGTAGCTATTGCCATCGATCTAGAGGTGCCCCTAGCACGAGGGTTGGGCAGTTCGTCGACAGCGATCGTCGGTGGGTTGCTCGGGGCCAATGCTCTCAGCGATCGCCCCCTCGATCAAACCGCTTTGGTCGAGATGGCCATTGCCATTGAGGGTCACCCCGATAACGTAGTGCCAGCCCTGGTGGGAGGTTGCCAGCTAGCCGTGACCCATGCTGACGGCACATCTACCCTATGTTCGATCCCCTGGCATGCCGACATTACCCCCGTGGTGGCAGTACCCGACTTTGAGTTATCTACAGCCGAGGCTCGTCGGGTCTTGCCTCCTACCTATAGCCGGGCCGATGCTATTTTTAATACCGCTCACCTGGGCCTATTGCTGCGGGGGTTAGAGAGTGGTCGGGGCGACTGGCTGCAAAAGGCTCTAAGCGATCGCATTCACCAGCCCTACCGCCAAGCCCTAATCCCTGGCTATGAGGTCGTGGCCGCCGCCGCCGCCGCCGCCGGAGCCTACGGATTAGTGATTAGCGGGGCTGGCCCCACCCTGTTAACCTTAGCGCCAGCGGCCCAAAGCGCCGCCGTGGGTCAAGCCATGGTTGTCGCCTGGGCAGAGGTTGGGCAATCGGCCCAGGCCCACGAACTCGCTCTAGAAACGACCGGAGCCCAAATCGCTCAAGCCTAG
- a CDS encoding NAD(P)H-quinone oxidoreductase subunit 4, whose product MLTEQFPWLTTLVVLPLLAILPIPVLPDRNGQTLRWYALGIGFIEFSLILYTFINFYNFNQPGLQLVERYDWVPQVGLTWSLGADGLAMPLVVLSGLVTTLAILASWNITRRPRLYFSLLLIMYSAQVGVFLAQDLVMFFFMWELELVPVYLLISIWGGKKRLYAATKFILYTAIGSIFILVAALAMAFYGDTVTFNLTELAQKDYNLTFQLLVYAAFLVAFAVKLPIFPLHTWLPDAHSEAPAAVSMILAGVLLKMAGYGLIRMNIEMLPDAHLYFAPVLAVLGVVNVIYASMTAFGQDNLKRRMAYSSVAHMGFVLIGCASFTTLGMSGAMLQMISHGLIAAVMFFLSGVTYERTQTLDMDAMGGMARKMPTAFAFFTASSMASLALPGMSGFVSEIAVFLGMATSDVYSTTFKTVVIIGAAVGVVLSPIYLLSMLRRIFYGDAGQVVAKVPNIIDIRPREAFVAACLLVPIIGIGLYPKLATQVYDAKTVEVASRVQHTLVAAAPTSSLYAHIIVAPQVTVAELPTLAIPQID is encoded by the coding sequence ATGCTGACCGAGCAATTTCCGTGGCTAACGACCCTAGTTGTGTTGCCTTTGCTGGCGATTTTGCCAATCCCTGTCCTGCCCGATCGCAATGGACAGACCCTACGCTGGTATGCCCTAGGGATAGGCTTCATCGAGTTTTCGCTAATTCTCTATACCTTCATTAACTTCTATAACTTCAACCAGCCTGGTCTACAGCTAGTTGAGCGCTATGACTGGGTGCCCCAGGTGGGTTTAACCTGGTCGCTGGGAGCTGATGGCTTGGCCATGCCCTTAGTCGTCCTCAGTGGGTTAGTGACTACCCTGGCGATTTTGGCATCTTGGAACATCACCCGTCGCCCTCGCCTGTATTTCAGCCTGTTGCTGATTATGTATAGCGCCCAGGTCGGGGTCTTTCTGGCCCAAGATCTGGTCATGTTCTTCTTTATGTGGGAATTAGAGCTGGTACCGGTGTACCTACTCATTTCCATCTGGGGCGGTAAAAAGCGCCTCTACGCAGCTACCAAATTTATTCTCTACACCGCCATTGGCTCCATCTTTATTTTGGTGGCGGCTTTGGCCATGGCTTTCTACGGCGACACCGTCACCTTCAACCTGACAGAGCTAGCCCAGAAAGACTACAACCTTACCTTCCAGCTATTGGTTTACGCTGCATTCTTAGTGGCCTTTGCGGTCAAGCTGCCGATCTTCCCGCTGCACACTTGGCTACCCGATGCCCACAGCGAAGCGCCTGCGGCAGTTTCGATGATTTTGGCTGGGGTACTGCTCAAAATGGCGGGCTATGGCCTGATCCGCATGAACATTGAGATGTTGCCCGATGCCCACCTTTACTTTGCCCCGGTGCTAGCTGTCTTGGGCGTAGTCAATGTGATCTACGCTTCGATGACGGCCTTTGGCCAAGACAACCTCAAGCGTCGCATGGCCTACTCATCGGTGGCTCACATGGGCTTTGTGCTGATTGGCTGTGCTTCCTTCACCACTCTCGGTATGAGCGGTGCCATGCTGCAAATGATTTCCCACGGGCTGATTGCGGCGGTAATGTTCTTCCTTTCAGGGGTGACCTACGAGCGCACTCAAACCTTAGATATGGATGCCATGGGTGGGATGGCGCGCAAAATGCCGACCGCCTTTGCGTTCTTTACGGCATCGTCAATGGCATCGCTGGCCCTACCCGGCATGAGCGGTTTCGTCAGCGAGATTGCCGTCTTCTTGGGGATGGCCACCAGCGATGTTTACAGCACGACCTTCAAGACAGTCGTCATCATCGGAGCAGCCGTGGGCGTGGTGCTCTCTCCGATCTATCTGCTCTCTATGCTGCGACGCATTTTTTACGGCGATGCAGGTCAGGTTGTTGCCAAGGTACCTAACATCATCGATATTCGCCCTCGGGAGGCCTTTGTGGCGGCTTGCCTGCTGGTGCCGATCATTGGCATCGGTCTATATCCCAAGCTGGCGACTCAAGTTTACGATGCTAAAACCGTGGAAGTGGCAAGCCGAGTACAGCATACGTTGGTAGCGGCGGCCCCGACGTCATCTCTCTACGCCCACATCATTGTGGCTCCCCAGGTGACAGTAGCCGAACTGCCCACTCTGGCTATCCCTCAAATCGACTAG
- a CDS encoding sulfite oxidase-like oxidoreductase: protein MAGKYFEKPGPELADRVPPGQHLAKGFPVLTYGDTPAIAPADWSLTISGLAQPQTFSWAEIMALPQSDFTADFHCVTTWSKLDVTWRGVRISDLMEQLVVDPAAAHVMLHCYGGYTTNLAIADFVRPDNFLAHTLEGEPLPPDHGGPMRLVVPHLYAWKSAKWLSGIEFLAGPALGFWERNGYHQRGEPWAEERYSDR from the coding sequence ATGGCCGGCAAGTATTTTGAAAAACCAGGTCCCGAATTAGCCGACCGTGTGCCCCCCGGCCAGCATCTCGCTAAGGGCTTTCCGGTGCTGACCTACGGAGACACGCCTGCGATCGCCCCAGCAGACTGGTCACTCACCATCAGCGGACTGGCTCAGCCCCAAACGTTTTCCTGGGCCGAGATTATGGCTCTACCCCAAAGCGACTTTACCGCCGACTTTCACTGCGTAACCACTTGGTCAAAGCTAGATGTCACCTGGCGGGGGGTTCGCATTAGCGATCTGATGGAGCAGCTAGTGGTGGATCCGGCGGCAGCCCACGTGATGTTGCACTGCTACGGCGGCTACACCACGAATCTAGCCATCGCAGATTTTGTGCGGCCCGACAATTTTTTGGCCCATACCCTAGAAGGTGAGCCACTGCCCCCCGACCACGGTGGCCCCATGCGGTTGGTGGTGCCCCACCTCTACGCTTGGAAAAGCGCTAAATGGCTGAGCGGCATTGAGTTTTTGGCAGGTCCTGCTTTGGGCTTTTGGGAGCGCAACGGCTACCACCAGCGAGGTGAACCCTGGGCCGAGGAGCGCTATAGCGATCGCTAG
- a CDS encoding LuxR C-terminal-related transcriptional regulator has translation MAQTPVSSAPVGVDSSRAALPSQARLLLNLQRVNKIAQRLSGCLEIETIARFVTDGLVDQFGCAFARIWVVEPNQTMLRLVASSGLYTHTDGSFAQVPMGAYKVGKIAQNRVPFLSNHLADEAWVKDRDWAIANNIQGFAGYPLMTGDRVIGVLATFSHSPMAAEFLEVLQVLCMTATVALDAALSVKVKSPGSAVSAALSQPLPLSDQLATILKSTTMALVGTEVLLPVSINHIFVQLAELLDALYCDYARLVYGSTGVLLEAIVAVPEAEGDPSAQQLAARWRSRCHQLQFMATCLGGGLQTQPGPQQQLVQITLQVPYSGGPYGPKVSIQCEAVLVQVALTCLVYKARLTLADPVDPETVIITNSASLVQGAANVIWVRVNAFSAPPAQVKAVIDWTVTADQLCQVVQLVHQGQWVEAIATPPGSPRPSEREREIMALLARGLRDRDIANQLYISESTVKFHINNSLTKLQAKNRYQAVYQAAIHGWI, from the coding sequence ATGGCTCAAACACCCGTGAGTTCTGCCCCCGTCGGCGTGGATAGTTCCAGAGCTGCTTTGCCCAGTCAGGCCCGGCTGCTGCTCAATTTACAGCGGGTTAATAAAATTGCCCAGCGGCTCTCTGGCTGTCTTGAGATTGAGACGATTGCGCGCTTTGTTACCGATGGCTTAGTCGATCAGTTTGGTTGCGCTTTTGCCCGCATCTGGGTGGTGGAACCCAATCAGACCATGCTGCGCTTGGTGGCCTCCTCTGGGTTATATACCCACACCGACGGCTCCTTTGCTCAGGTGCCCATGGGGGCCTATAAGGTGGGCAAAATTGCTCAAAATCGGGTACCCTTTCTCAGCAACCACCTGGCCGATGAGGCTTGGGTCAAAGACCGAGACTGGGCGATCGCCAACAACATCCAGGGGTTTGCAGGCTATCCGCTGATGACGGGCGATCGCGTGATTGGTGTGCTGGCTACCTTTAGCCATAGCCCCATGGCCGCAGAATTTCTAGAGGTGTTGCAGGTGCTCTGCATGACTGCCACCGTTGCCCTTGATGCTGCCCTCAGTGTAAAAGTCAAGTCGCCTGGATCGGCGGTAAGCGCTGCTCTCAGCCAACCCTTGCCCCTCTCCGATCAGCTGGCCACGATTCTCAAGTCCACCACGATGGCGTTGGTGGGCACCGAAGTGCTGTTGCCGGTTTCCATTAACCATATTTTTGTGCAGCTAGCCGAACTGCTAGACGCACTGTACTGTGATTATGCTCGGTTGGTCTATGGCTCAACCGGAGTTTTGTTAGAAGCCATTGTGGCCGTGCCTGAGGCTGAGGGCGACCCCTCGGCTCAGCAACTGGCGGCGCGCTGGCGATCGCGCTGTCACCAGCTACAATTTATGGCCACTTGTCTCGGGGGCGGTTTGCAAACCCAGCCTGGTCCTCAGCAGCAGCTGGTGCAAATTACGCTCCAGGTTCCCTACAGTGGCGGACCGTACGGCCCTAAGGTCAGCATTCAGTGCGAGGCGGTTCTGGTGCAGGTTGCTCTGACCTGTCTCGTCTACAAAGCTAGACTCACCCTTGCCGATCCTGTTGATCCAGAGACCGTAATTATTACCAACAGCGCCTCCTTGGTTCAGGGGGCTGCCAACGTCATCTGGGTTAGAGTGAACGCTTTTTCTGCCCCTCCGGCCCAGGTCAAAGCTGTGATCGACTGGACAGTGACTGCCGATCAGCTCTGTCAGGTTGTGCAGCTTGTGCATCAGGGCCAGTGGGTTGAGGCTATAGCCACGCCTCCAGGCAGCCCTCGCCCTTCAGAGCGAGAGCGCGAAATTATGGCATTGTTGGCCCGGGGGCTGCGCGATCGCGATATCGCTAACCAGCTATACATCAGCGAAAGTACAGTAAAATTCCACATCAATAACAGCCTTACTAAGCTACAAGCTAAAAACCGCTATCAGGCCGTCTACCAAGCTGCTATCCACGGATGGATTTAG
- a CDS encoding PTPA-CTERM sorting domain-containing protein: protein MKERSIGIGLGAVALLTLGALWPDSAQAFSLGTPVTVTNILDRGALGSDIFQGPTDVVVIGDEVELSQFGGIWDIDLGDRSISFTLNSLFGNVTSGNDIYRFLATDFGEPGQYAVTGFTVIPQENSLEFAINPIVRQRGNNWIDIVFPLGFAPGTQPNLTAIPGQLGFRVDLTVEPIPIPTPALLPGLMGMGLAILRQRRGQA, encoded by the coding sequence ATGAAGGAGAGATCGATCGGTATCGGCCTGGGGGCCGTTGCCTTGCTTACTCTGGGTGCTCTATGGCCAGACTCCGCTCAAGCCTTTTCCCTTGGCACCCCGGTTACCGTCACCAATATCCTCGATAGAGGCGCTTTAGGATCTGATATTTTTCAGGGCCCCACCGATGTCGTAGTGATTGGTGACGAAGTAGAACTCAGCCAGTTCGGCGGTATCTGGGATATCGATCTCGGCGATCGGTCGATTTCATTTACCCTCAACTCACTCTTTGGCAATGTTACGTCCGGCAACGACATCTACCGGTTCCTCGCTACTGATTTTGGTGAACCTGGTCAGTATGCAGTGACCGGGTTCACCGTTATTCCCCAAGAGAACAGCCTAGAGTTTGCCATTAATCCCATAGTCAGGCAGAGGGGAAACAACTGGATTGATATTGTGTTTCCCCTGGGGTTCGCCCCTGGAACTCAACCCAATTTAACAGCCATTCCTGGGCAACTCGGCTTCCGCGTTGATCTCACTGTGGAACCGATCCCGATTCCCACTCCGGCCTTGCTACCGGGACTCATGGGTATGGGGCTAGCGATCTTGCGCCAACGGCGTGGCCAGGCTTAA
- a CDS encoding S-layer homology domain-containing protein, translating to MVAPAQAESDTADGRGAEQEVIDEGTVAQSSEDTLVLPFTDVSPDHWAYGALLNLAGVYGCISGYPDGTFRGETTVSRYEFAAGMDACLSVLAGLAQQQQEQQEQEVRSLIDAMEQSLSDLRQLEADLPEAP from the coding sequence TTGGTCGCACCCGCTCAGGCAGAGTCCGATACTGCCGATGGTCGGGGAGCTGAGCAAGAGGTCATTGATGAAGGCACTGTTGCTCAATCCAGTGAGGACACGCTGGTATTGCCCTTTACCGATGTGTCTCCCGACCACTGGGCCTATGGGGCATTGCTCAACCTGGCTGGTGTCTATGGCTGCATCAGTGGCTACCCCGACGGCACCTTTCGGGGCGAAACTACTGTCAGTCGCTATGAGTTTGCGGCTGGCATGGATGCTTGTCTTAGCGTGTTAGCTGGTCTGGCGCAGCAGCAGCAAGAGCAGCAAGAGCAGGAGGTGCGATCGCTGATTGACGCTATGGAACAATCGCTCAGCGATCTGCGCCAGCTTGAGGCCGATTTACCCGAAGCTCCCTAG
- a CDS encoding YcjF family protein, producing MGDSKPANSPDQPSAKASFLTGVWQQMRDRTRKLRPAEQLNRWFNVDDDKVATILAAVREQLPTTEALLIGKPQAGKSSIVRGLTGVSADIIGQGFKPHTQHTQRYAYPSEDLPLLIFTDTVGLGDVTQATDDIIAELVNDLSASTSPGRILILTVKINDFATDTLRQIALRLRQQFPTIPCLLVVTSSHEVYPPSLDNHLPYPPTDESVDRPFAAVQANFEGLADRSVLIDFTLEEDGFDPVFYGLEALRDALADLLPEAEAQALYQLLDEQAEATEQLGNLYRDVGRHYISAFAVMAATLAAVPLPFATMPVLTSLQVSMVVLLGKLYGQTLSPSQAGGLISAIAGGFFAQAVGRELVKFIPGFGSVIAASWAAAYTWGLGEGACVYFGDLMGGKKPDPQKIQSAMQDAFTAAKERFTGSAGAPNPPPETF from the coding sequence ATGGGCGATTCTAAACCAGCTAACTCACCAGACCAACCCTCGGCGAAGGCGTCTTTTTTGACGGGGGTATGGCAGCAAATGCGCGATCGCACCCGCAAACTCAGACCCGCGGAACAACTCAACCGGTGGTTTAACGTTGACGACGACAAGGTCGCCACTATTTTGGCGGCGGTGCGAGAGCAGTTGCCCACCACCGAGGCCCTACTGATCGGCAAGCCCCAAGCCGGCAAAAGCTCCATTGTCCGAGGGCTAACCGGTGTTTCTGCCGACATCATTGGCCAGGGGTTTAAGCCCCACACCCAGCATACTCAGCGCTATGCCTACCCCTCAGAAGATCTGCCGTTGCTGATCTTCACCGACACGGTGGGTCTGGGCGATGTAACCCAAGCCACTGACGACATCATTGCTGAATTAGTAAATGATCTTAGTGCGAGTACTAGCCCGGGGCGCATTCTCATCCTGACCGTCAAAATTAATGACTTCGCTACCGACACCCTCAGGCAGATCGCCCTGCGCCTGCGCCAGCAGTTTCCCACAATACCCTGCTTGCTGGTGGTGACCTCTAGCCACGAGGTCTACCCCCCCAGTCTCGACAACCATCTCCCTTATCCCCCCACGGACGAATCTGTCGATCGCCCCTTTGCGGCGGTGCAAGCCAATTTTGAGGGGCTGGCCGATCGCAGCGTCCTAATTGATTTCACCCTAGAAGAAGACGGCTTTGACCCCGTATTCTATGGTCTTGAGGCCCTGCGGGATGCCCTGGCTGACCTGCTACCCGAGGCCGAAGCCCAAGCTCTCTACCAGCTGCTAGATGAGCAAGCCGAAGCCACCGAACAGCTGGGCAATCTCTACCGAGATGTGGGGCGACATTATATCTCCGCCTTTGCGGTCATGGCCGCTACCCTGGCCGCTGTGCCCCTGCCCTTTGCCACCATGCCCGTATTGACGTCGCTGCAGGTGTCGATGGTTGTGCTGCTGGGCAAACTCTACGGCCAAACCCTCAGCCCTTCTCAGGCGGGCGGTCTGATTAGCGCGATCGCGGGTGGATTTTTTGCCCAAGCCGTGGGGCGAGAGTTGGTCAAATTCATTCCTGGCTTTGGTAGTGTGATCGCAGCCTCGTGGGCCGCTGCCTACACCTGGGGACTCGGGGAAGGGGCCTGTGTCTACTTTGGCGATCTAATGGGGGGCAAAAAACCCGATCCTCAGAAGATTCAATCGGCTATGCAAGACGCCTTTACTGCGGCTAAAGAACGGTTTACTGGCAGCGCTGGGGCCCCTAACCCGCCGCCAGAAACCTTCTGA
- the thrS gene encoding threonine--tRNA ligase: MSLPRTSESEALKRVRHTFSHVMAMAVQTLFPKAQVTIGPSIDYGFYYDFDSPTPFTEQDLKAIKKEMIKIINKKLSVTEETVTREEAQRRIETLGEPYKLEILQDLQEPITLYHLGDQWWDLCAGPHVANTADLNPKAFELESVAGAYWRGDENRAQLQRIYGTAWETPEQLQEYKRRREEAKRRDHRKLGKELGLFIFADDVGPGLPLWTPKGTVLRSTLETFLKEEQTKRGYLPVVTPHIARVDLFKISGHWQNYREDMFPLMADDDAARLAEEGFVMKPMNCPFHIQIYKSELRSYRELPLRLAEFGTVYRYEQSGELGGLTRVRGFTVDDSHLFVRPEQLDDEFLKVVDLILSVFRSLKLKNFKARLSFRDPESTKYIGGDAVWETSQNAIRRAVQTLGMDYFEAPGEAAFYGPKLDFIFRDALEREWQLGTVQVDYNLPERFDLEYVAEDGSRQRPVMIHRAPFGSLERLIGILIEEYAGDFPLWLAPMQMRLLPVTEEQLGFAQSVADQLLARGVRVEVDGSGDRLGKMVRNAEKAKVPIMAVVGAKELETNALSIRTRAQGELGALPVAEVVERVAGAIAAREDF, translated from the coding sequence ATGTCCTTGCCTCGCACCAGTGAGTCAGAGGCTCTCAAGCGCGTTCGCCATACCTTCTCCCACGTGATGGCGATGGCGGTGCAGACCCTGTTCCCTAAAGCCCAAGTCACCATTGGACCCTCGATTGACTATGGCTTCTACTACGATTTTGACAGCCCGACCCCCTTCACCGAGCAAGATCTGAAGGCGATCAAGAAAGAGATGATTAAGATCATCAACAAGAAGCTGTCCGTCACCGAAGAGACCGTCACGCGTGAAGAGGCCCAGCGGCGCATTGAGACGCTGGGAGAGCCCTACAAGCTAGAGATTTTGCAAGACTTGCAAGAGCCGATCACGCTCTACCACTTGGGTGACCAGTGGTGGGATCTTTGTGCTGGCCCCCACGTAGCTAATACCGCTGACCTCAACCCTAAGGCGTTTGAGCTAGAGAGCGTCGCTGGGGCCTATTGGCGCGGTGACGAAAATCGGGCTCAGCTCCAGCGCATTTATGGCACTGCCTGGGAAACCCCCGAACAACTGCAAGAGTATAAGCGCCGCCGCGAAGAGGCCAAGCGCCGCGACCACCGCAAGCTGGGCAAAGAGCTGGGTCTGTTTATCTTTGCTGACGATGTCGGGCCGGGCCTACCCCTGTGGACCCCTAAGGGCACGGTGCTGCGCTCTACCCTAGAAACATTTCTTAAAGAAGAACAGACCAAGCGCGGTTACCTGCCTGTGGTGACGCCCCACATTGCCCGAGTCGATCTATTCAAAATCTCGGGGCACTGGCAGAACTACCGGGAGGACATGTTTCCGCTGATGGCCGACGATGACGCGGCCCGTCTAGCGGAGGAGGGCTTTGTAATGAAGCCGATGAACTGTCCCTTCCACATTCAGATCTATAAGAGTGAGTTGCGATCGTACCGGGAACTGCCCCTGCGACTGGCGGAGTTTGGCACGGTCTATCGCTATGAGCAGTCAGGAGAACTAGGTGGCCTGACCCGAGTGCGCGGCTTTACGGTAGACGACTCGCACCTGTTTGTCCGTCCTGAGCAGCTTGACGATGAGTTCCTCAAGGTAGTGGATCTGATTCTGTCGGTGTTCCGCAGCTTAAAGCTCAAGAACTTTAAGGCTCGGCTCAGCTTCCGTGACCCTGAGTCAACCAAGTACATCGGCGGTGACGCGGTGTGGGAAACGTCGCAAAACGCCATTCGCCGCGCCGTGCAGACTCTGGGGATGGACTATTTTGAAGCACCGGGAGAAGCGGCTTTCTACGGCCCCAAGCTCGACTTTATCTTCCGGGATGCCCTAGAGCGGGAGTGGCAGCTGGGCACGGTACAGGTCGACTACAACCTGCCGGAGCGATTTGATCTGGAGTATGTGGCCGAGGACGGCTCGCGTCAGCGCCCGGTGATGATTCACCGCGCTCCCTTTGGGTCGCTGGAGCGGCTGATCGGTATTTTGATTGAAGAGTATGCAGGCGATTTTCCGCTATGGCTGGCCCCGATGCAGATGCGCCTGTTGCCCGTTACCGAAGAGCAATTGGGCTTTGCCCAGTCGGTGGCCGATCAGCTGTTAGCCAGGGGTGTGCGGGTTGAGGTCGATGGCAGCGGCGATCGCCTGGGCAAAATGGTGCGCAATGCCGAGAAGGCCAAGGTACCGATTATGGCCGTGGTCGGGGCAAAAGAGCTAGAAACCAATGCCCTCAGCATTCGCACCCGTGCCCAGGGCGAGCTGGGTGCACTGCCTGTGGCTGAGGTGGTAGAACGGGTAGCGGGGGCGATCGCCGCAAGAGAAGACTTCTAA